Within the Desulfovibrio sp. genome, the region CGCAGGGGTGTGGGCATGATTCTCCTTATGGCGCGAAAAGCCTTAACTGAACCTTTCTGCGCTAAGCTTCACCCCGACCAGGACAACCCGTACCAGGTGAAAGCTTGCGCCCATTTTTATGTATTCCAGAGCTATTTGCAAGCGACGCCCTGCCCGGCTTGCGCCAGTTTTTCTCCTTTGTTGCAAATCTGTTGCATTGCCATACCAGGACGTTGAGTTTACAATGCCGCAATGACCAAGCCATCAGCTGCACAGCAGAATGTCAGCCAACCTCTTTACGTCATTGTCAGCCTTGATGTGGAAGAAGAAGGGCTTTTTTCAGGGCGGTATGCGTCTTCGGGATGCGGTGTGCGCAATGTGAGCCTGCTCCCACAACTTGCCCCCCTCACCCGTGACCTGGGCTTCCCCTTGACGCTTTTTTGCGCCCATACTGTTTTCAGTAGCAATGAAGCCCGCCCCCACCTGGCCTGGATGCGTGACAAGTGCCAGGCTGAAATTGCCGCTCACCTCCATCATTGGAGTACGCCTCCGTTCCTCTCGTGCGAGGGATCTCCCCATTGCGCGGAGGGGCCTCCGATCCGCACTGATGCATTGCCGCGCGAACTGCTGCGGCAACGCCTGGGAACTCTGCTGGACGCCGGGCGTGATTTTCAAGGTGCACCCCTGACCAGCTTCCGCATGGGACGCTGGGATCTGAAATCCAATGTACGCCCCTTGCTGGCCGAGGAAGGCATTACCTTCGACAGTTCTGTCTGTCCGTTACGGGTTTTTCCTGGCGGGCCTGACCATTTTCTTGCGCCGACTGACCCGTACTGGGTTGATGATGCCCCCGGCCTTCTGGAGTCTCCGGTTACACAGCTGCCACTGCATCCGCTTCTGGCCCGCCTATGGTACGGCTTGACCCGCAGGCGGCCTGTGGTGGATTCTTTTCATTTCTGGGGAGCCTTAAGCCCCAACCCGGTATGGCACAGCCAGTCCGTCATGCGTACAGCGACCAAAATGTTGTTACGACGGGGGGGACGGGTACTCAGCCTTTTTTGGCATTCTTCCGAAATGCTGCCTGGCGGTTCTCCAAACATACCAGACAAAGCCGCAGCCGACGCCTTGTACCAAAAAATTTATGACTTTCTGCACTGGTTGCGTGAAAACTATGATGTCATGGGAGTTACTGCGGCGGAATTTCGTGCTCTTGCGCCATCACTGCATTTTGGAACGCGCCCAACGGGAGATGGTGACTGGTAATGCCCCGCGTAATCATGGTCCTGCTGGACGGACTCACTGCTTCCACAGCCCGGCAATGCCTCTCCTATCCGCAAGCCCTTGAGGAGGCTGGCGAAGCTCAATACGCCGAACTCAAGTGTTTTCTCCCCCCACTTTCCCGGCCTGCCTATGTAACGCTGCTCTGCGGATTACCACCCGCGCAAAGCGGTATTTTTCATAATGACGACCTGCGGCCTTGCCCCGCGCCTACCATCTTTTCCAGGGCGCAAAATGCGGGACTTGTAACCGCCGCAGCTGCCTACTACTGGATGAGCGAGTTGTGCAACACCTCCCCCTTTGAGCCAGCGCGACATCGTTTGACCAACGCCCCGGGCATGCCCATCGAACATGGCCTGTTTTACAGTAACGACGCTTACCCTGACGATGAACTTTTTCATGATGCTGCGGCACTTTGCCAGTGCTTTGCGCCGGATCTCTTACTGGTGCATTCTATGGGCATTGACTATGCGGGGCACGGTTACGGAGCCCACAGCCGCGAATATCGCGATGCCGCTCGCCATGCTGACGGCCTGTTGGCCAGGTGGCTCCCACAGTGGCTAAGTCACGGATATTCTGTTCTGGTGACCAGTGATCATGGCATGGACGAAGACCACGGGCACAATGACAATACAGAAGCGACCCGACGTGTTCCGCTATGGCTGTTGGGGACAGCCTGGAAAAATCAGACCATACCTTCACAACAGACCGAGATAGCCGATCTTGTTTTGCGGGCGCTGGGGCTGGCAGTGGACAGGCAGTCAATATAAGGAGCGGACAATGCAAAAAGTCGGCACGGCCGGAGGCCCCATGTTGCAGGTAAATCCACAAGGCAGTGGCTATGTGTGGATTCTGTTTGCGGCGTTTTTCTGGTCTTTGCTGGGCGTTGCATCCAAGTTTTGCATTGCCGGCGGCGTGTTCCCTCTTGAAACAGCATTCTGGCGGGCGGCTATCGGCTGCCTGTGTTTCATAATCCACGCCGCAATAACAGGCTCATGGCGCGTTAATGTTCGTGATGCGCTTATTTTTATGTTTTTTGGACTATGGGGGTCGGCAGTCCTTTTTGCCGCAATGCAGATTTCCATCAAGCTCAGTGGCGGGGGCACCGCCGTTGTGCTTTTGTACACTGCCCCTGTATGGGTCGCCGTTTTTTCCCGTTTTCTTTTTAAAGAGCGGATCACAAAGCGTAAAATACTGGCCATTGGCATAGCGCTCTGTGGCACTGCACTGGTTTGCTTCACTGGGGGAAGCACCCCCGGCGAGGCATCTATTGTGGGCATACTGTTCGGGCTGCTGTCTGGCTTCTGCTATGCAACACACTACCCTTTTTATCGCTGGTGGCAGACGCGATACTCA harbors:
- a CDS encoding alkaline phosphatase family protein, giving the protein MPRVIMVLLDGLTASTARQCLSYPQALEEAGEAQYAELKCFLPPLSRPAYVTLLCGLPPAQSGIFHNDDLRPCPAPTIFSRAQNAGLVTAAAAYYWMSELCNTSPFEPARHRLTNAPGMPIEHGLFYSNDAYPDDELFHDAAALCQCFAPDLLLVHSMGIDYAGHGYGAHSREYRDAARHADGLLARWLPQWLSHGYSVLVTSDHGMDEDHGHNDNTEATRRVPLWLLGTAWKNQTIPSQQTEIADLVLRALGLAVDRQSI
- a CDS encoding DMT family transporter, with the translated sequence MQKVGTAGGPMLQVNPQGSGYVWILFAAFFWSLLGVASKFCIAGGVFPLETAFWRAAIGCLCFIIHAAITGSWRVNVRDALIFMFFGLWGSAVLFAAMQISIKLSGGGTAVVLLYTAPVWVAVFSRFLFKERITKRKILAIGIALCGTALVCFTGGSTPGEASIVGILFGLLSGFCYATHYPFYRWWQTRYSTAAIYAYMLLGGSIALGLFEPIHVNHSPDIWAWLIVLGFLTCYLAYFCYGMGLKRISLVRAAVTCHLEPVLGTLWVWLFWDENFTPLGWLGCALVLGAVLLLTTDKSKE